One genomic window of Aethina tumida isolate Nest 87 chromosome 3, icAetTumi1.1, whole genome shotgun sequence includes the following:
- the LOC109607530 gene encoding uncharacterized protein LOC109607530, with amino-acid sequence MSKSFSSVSVLKNVLVCVFVLCLCYEFSHALRCLKCESSEPDSDCRLGKRMFKPRLQVCVGPHPQCYALAKVDAKGNALFQRGCTIRDVCHRDAPDGLGYCKTCKSQFCNYDVMDIDIEYIDA; translated from the exons ATGTCAAAAAGTTTCAGTTCCGTTTCTGTGTTGAAGAATGTATTAGTGTGTGTGTTTGTTCTTTGTTTGTGTTACGAATTCA GTCATGCTTTACGCTGTTTGAAATGTGAATCCTCAGAACCCGACAGCGACTGTCGTCTTGGCAAACGTATGTTCAAACCGAGACTTCAAGTTTGCGTTGGACCACATCCACAATGTTACGCTCTAGCAAAAG TGGACGCCAAAGGCAACGCTTTGTTTCAAAGGGGATGCACGATAAGAGATGTGTGCCACAGGGATGCCCCTGACGGCTTGGGGTACTGCAAAACTTGCAAATCGCAATTCTGTAACTATGATGTTATGGACATTGACATTGAATATATAGATGCATAA